A window of Diabrotica virgifera virgifera chromosome 9, PGI_DIABVI_V3a contains these coding sequences:
- the LOC126892947 gene encoding uncharacterized protein LOC126892947: MPWVVLRFPESETIEAVPAKWYDKANKLCKFPPVDDHTEELSNFIIEEYDPLEEWPIHEAVLESQTEFVLFNKAHIRASKACNSQNYKSDKETVLPQKRPPKPRKIASSSSEQDSDGSDLVFEHSFPKSKKEQHEKCTPSKSRTHPNIGLENKQEVKTVQETSKPTPTNANAQETAISYLIRIKRTLELQEQKLSEIDRKVDELSTIIRGQQKSTDITDDEVHKKLPLSTLEELGDVEKLLENATNLDNLVSDILIFLKFF, from the exons ATGCCTTGGGTTGTTTTGAGATTTCCAGAAAGTGAAACAATTGAGGCAGTACCAGCTAAGTGGTATGACAAAGCAAACAAACTTTGTAAATTTCCTCCCGTGGACGATCATACTGAGGAGTTATCCAACTTTATTATTGAAGAATATGACCCCTTAGAGGAATGGCCAATACATGAGGCAGTGTTAGAAAGCCAGACAGAATTTGTACTGTTTAACAAAGCTCACATTAGAGCTAGTAAAGCGTGCAATAGCCAGAATTACAAATCAGATAAAGAAACTGTGTTACCACAAAAGAGACCTCCTAAACCAAGGAAAATAGCGAGCAGTAGTAGTGAGCAGGACTCAGATGGGTCAGATCTGGTTTTTGAACATTCATTTCCTA AGTCTAAGAAAGAACAACATGAAAAGTGTACCCCATCTAAATCAA GAACTCATCCAAATATTGGATTAGAAAACAAACAGGAAGTAAAAACCGTGCAAGAAACTTCCAAACCCACACCAACAA aTGCCAATGCTCAAGAAACTGCAATTTCatatttaataagaataaaaagaACGTTAGAATTACAAGAACAAAAACTTAGTGAAATTGACAGAAAAGTGGATGAATTGTCCACTATAATCAGAGGGCAACAAAAAAGTACAGATATAACTGATGATGAAGTTCATAAGAAATTACCTCTATCCACCTTAGAAGAACTAGGAGACGTTGAAAAGCTACtagaaaatgctacaaatctaGACAACCTTGTGAGtgatattcttatatttttaaaatttttctga